A stretch of the Nicotiana tabacum cultivar K326 chromosome 6, ASM71507v2, whole genome shotgun sequence genome encodes the following:
- the LOC107784683 gene encoding uncharacterized protein LOC107784683, with translation MAKVKKEVARISPQTREQWILYIDGTSNASGSGLGLVLEVPTDEVICQSIRCPDMTNNEAEYEVVIARLRLALKYGARQVILRCDSQLVVNQFIGTFQIKEQRLQKYQAKIYKLLPELDEYQLD, from the coding sequence ATGGCCAAAGTTAAAAAAGAAGTCGCCCGCATTTCTCCGCAAACACGAGAACAATGGATTTTGTACATCGACGGCACTTCCAATGCATCTGGATctggactgggactcgtactcgaggttCCGACAGACGAAGTAATTTGCCAGTCTATAAGGTGCCCGGACATGACTAataatgaggcagagtatgaggTCGTGATTGCAAGATTAAGGCTAGCTCTCAAGTACGGAGCGAGACAGGTCATCCTACGTTGCGACTCACAGCTCGTTGTCAACCAATTCATAGGGACTTTCCAGATCAAAGAGCAAAGGCTGCAAAAATACCAAGCTAAAATCTACAAATTACTGCCAGAGCTTGATGAATACCAGCTTGACTAA